The DNA sequence TACATCAGCGCCGTACGCGCCGCGGGCGGTTTGCCGGTGCTCATTCCCAGCGACACCCCCCCCGAAGACGTGCCAGCCCTGCTGGACACTTTCGACGGCCTGCTGCTGACCGGCGGCGGCGACATCGCCCCTGAACGCTACGGCGGCTCCCCGCACCCGGCGGTCTACGGCCTGCGCCCCAGCCGCGACGCGCTGGAAATCGCCCTGGTTCGGGAAGCCATCACGCGCGGCAAACCTTTCTTCGGCATTTGCCGCGGCGTGCAGGTGCTCAACGTCGCGCTGGGCGGCACCCTCTACGAAGACCTGCCCAGCCAATACCCTCATGCCTTGCGGCACCGCAGCGATGCCAAAACCGAGCGCGAAATGCTGGCCCACGGCGTCCGTCTGGCGGCAGGCAGCCGCCTGGCCCGCCTGTTCGGCACCGAGCGGCTGGAAGTCAACAGCCTGCACCACCAGGGCGTGCGCGATGTGGCCGCCGGCCTGCAAGCCACCGCATGGGCCGACGACGGCCTGGTCGAAGTGCTGGAAGTCCCCGGCCACCCCTTCGGCCTCGCCGTGCAGTGGCACCCCGAGTGGCTCTACCAGAAATACCCTCAGCACGCGGTGGTCTTCCGCGCGTTGGTGGAAGCCGCCCAGGAGGCATAACGGTGGCCGATACGCGGCCGATTGGTGTGTTCGATTCCGGTGTGGGGGGGCTTTCGGTATTACGGGCCTTGCGCGCTCACTTACCCAACGAGCACTTCATCTACATCGCCGACCAGGCGCACGTGCCCTACGGCTCCCGTTCCCTCGACGAAGTGCGCCGCTTTGCCGAGGGCATCACCCGCTTCCTGCTCACCCGCGAAGCCAAAGCCGTGGTGGTGGCCTGCAACACGGCCTCCGCGGCAGCCCTGCACGCCCTGCGGGAAGCCTTCCCCGAAACGCCCTTCGTGGGCATGGAGCCGGCCGTCAAACCGGCTGCCGAAACCACCCAGAGCGGTGTGGTTGGGGTGCTGGCCACCCCGGCCACCTTCCAGGGGGCGCTCTATGCCTCGGTGGTGGAACGCTTTGCCCACGGCACTCGCCTGCTGGAACACACCTGCGACGGTCTGGTGCAGTGCATCGAAAGCGGTGACCTGCACGGCGAGGCCCCGCGGCGCATTCTGGAAACCGCCCTCCGCCCCATGCTCGCCGAAGGCATGGACACCGTGGTCCTGGGCTGCACCCACTACCCCTTCGTGATTCCCCTCATTCAGGATATTGTCGGGCCGAGCGTGCGAGTCATCGACCCCGCGCCGGCCATTGCCCGCCAAACGCGGCGCGTGCTGGAAGCCCGCCACAGCCGCAACGCGCTTCAGGCCCCAGGGGGCGTGACTTACTACACCACCGGCAACCCTGCCGAAGCCGCGGCCGTCATGGCCCGGCTTTCAGGGAAACCCGTGAAGGTGGGCGCACTCACGTGGGAAGGGCCTACCCTCCAGGAGCGCCCAACCCCTTAGGGCCGGACGCTACTTCCCCAACCCCGGCGCCCCTTGGCCTCAGGCGTTCCCCCGCTCGCGGCGCGAGGCGGCAAGGGGTTTTCCAAAACAGGGGAAAAAACAAACAGGGCGGCCGGAAATGGCCGCCCCGCACGGCATTAAGGGGAAGGCTACCGCCGCTGCCCCAGCCCAAGTTCTTCCTTGAATTCCTTTTCCCAAAATTCATATTCGCCGCGCTCGCCCTTCTTCCGCATCTCACGGTCGTAGGCCCGCAACTCGCGGCGCATCACTTTCATGCTGACGGTCTTGGGGAAGGCCTCGAGGAATTCGATCACCCGTGGGCGCTTGTAAGGCGCCATGTTGTCGCGGATGAAGCGGAAGATATCCAGCGCGGCCTCGCGCGAAGGCTTGTAGTCAGGCTTGAGCACGATGAACGCCTTGGGCACAATGCGGTCACGGTCGTCCACCGTGGGCACCACCGCGGCTTCCATCACCGGCTCGGCGACCATCAGTTCGCTTTCCACCTCGAAGGGGCTGATGCGGTAGTCCAGGCTCTTGAAGACATCGTCCGTGCGCCCGACGAAGTAGAAGTAGCCATCTTCGTCCTGATAGGCCGTATCGCCGGTGAAGTACCAGCCCGCCTTGAAAATCTGGGCATTGCGCTCGGGGTCGTCATACCCTTTCATCAACCCGAGGGGATAGATGGGGTACACTTCGACGGAAATCTGGCCGTCCTGCCCGGTCGGCACAGGGTTCAACTGCTCATCCAGCAAGGCCACATTGTAGCCAGGGGCCACCTTGCCCATCGAGCCTTCCCGGCGCTCCATGCCTTTGAACGTGCCTACCAGCGCCGTGGTTTCGGTCTGGCCGTAACCCTCGCGCACCTTCACCCCAAAAGCGGCTTCGATCTTGCGCACGACCTCGGGGTTGAGGGGTTCACCGGCACTGACGAAGTCGTGAAGGGCAAACTTGTACTGGCTCAAGTCTTCCAGCAAGAAGAGCTTCAACACGCTCAGCGGCGCGCAGAGGGTATTGACCTGATATTTCTCGATGGCGGCCAACACCTTCCTGGCATCGAACTTGGTGTAGCGGAAGGTGAAAATCGTGGCGCCAGCGTTCCAGGGAGCGAAGAACGAACTCCACGCATACTTGGCCCAGCCGGGGGCGCTGATGTTGAAGTGGACGTCGCCAGGCTGCACCCCCACCCAATACATGGTGGTCAAGTGCCCCACAGGGTAGGAAGTGTGGGTGTGGATGACCAGTTTGGGCTTCGAAGTGGTGCCGGAGGTGAAGAAGAGGAACAGTTCATCGGTCGAGTAAGTGATAAAAGGCACGTGATACGCTTCGGGGTATTTCTGCGATTCGGCGAAGCGAATCCAGCACTTCTCGGCTTCGGCTTCCTCATCGCATTGCTGGGAAAACTCGTCGCCAACGACGATGCGTGCCTTGAGGCCCTCCAAAGCCGACCCGGCCTTGTTGAATTTCTCAACAAAAGGTGCGTGCACCACGGCGAACTTGACATCACCGCGCTGGATGCGGTCGGCAATGTCGTTGGGCGGCAACGACGTTGCGGCAGGGATGATCGCCCCACCCGCTTTCATAATGCCCAACATCAATTCATACAGTTCGACCGAGGTCTCCATCATAATGATGACACGGTCGCCTTTGGTGAGCCCCAAATCACGCAGGAAGTTGGCTACCTGGTTAGAACGGCGATACATCTCGTCGAAAGTGACTTTACGCTCGTTGCCGTTTTCATCGGCCCAAATGAGCGCCAGTTGATCGTTGCCCTTCGCCATGCCGTCGAAATAATCCAGCGCCCAGTTGAACTTGGTCAGGTGGGGCCACTGGAAGCCAGCGCGAGCCTCTTCATAACTGGTCACTTTCAGCAGGAAGTCACGAGCAGCAAGGAACTTTTCAAGATCGGTCGTCATGGTTACTTCCTCCTTACGAGAATGGGATGGGTATCAAAGGGAGCCACACAAACGCTTTGCAAGCAACCGCCGCCGCTCCCGCCCACCATGATATATCCGCCGCGGCGGGAATGTCAACAGGGTTTCTCGGGGTTTTGAAAAATTGGTCGCGCTTACTTTTCCCCGCTGTTGCACCCAGGCCACGCGGCAAGGGCACCATCTCCCTAAAAAACACAGCCTGCCGTGAGACGAAATGCTCACGGCAGGCTGTATTTACCCTCAGTGTCAGCGCTTACAGCGTTTCGCGCTGTGCTCAGCGCCGCTACTTTGGCGAGGCCCCACCCACTCAGTGCGTCAAAGCAAGGACACACTGATGAGAAATTTCCAGGAAGGCGCTAATGATGCGCCGCAGGCGCAGCGGGTGCCGAGGCAGGCGCGTTAAAGGCAGCCCACATGCCAAACACAATCCCCAAAAAACCTACCAGGACGTCGTTCCAAAAAGCCACCCCCAACGCCTCGTAGCCCAAAAAGGCAGGGGCTACAACCAGCCCCAACCCCAGCAACGCGCTGAGCCAGCCCAGCAGTTTAATGGCTTCGCCTTTGTCGGTCAGCGCAATCCAGAGGCCAAAAGCCACCCAGGCGAGGCCCAACACCACGTCTCGCACGAGGGCACTGCTGCCCGCGCAGCCCCACACGAAAGGAGCGGCGACTTCCCACGCTCCCAACACAAAAAGCACCCATCCAAGAGTCTTTGCCCTCTTCATTGTTCACCTCCAATGTGCCGTAGCAGCGGTCGAAGTTGCTACCTCAATTTTACAACGTTTTCGCGCGGAAGTTCTTTCCCGTCGCGCCAGGTCGCGCAATTGATGACAACCAGCACTATTGCGAGCGTTCCAACAAATAGCCCACCCCGCGCACGTTGACCAACCACCCTCTGCCACCCGGAATATGCCCTAACTTGGAACGCAGCCGACTGACCAGGGGGCGCAACATCTCTGAGGCTTCGGCGGCTTCCACCTCGTAACCCTGGACCAGCCGCACGAGTTCCTGATGGGGAATGACCTCCCCTTCGCGCGCGAGCAAAATCTTCAACAAGCGGGCTTCCGTGGGCGAAAGAGGCACTTCTTCTCCCCCGACGTGCAACTGACGCCGTTTAAAGTCCACCCATGCATCGGCGGCCAAAGAGATACGGTCAGCCGGTTGATGTTCACCCGACTTCACACGGCCAGCCTCTTCGCCGTGCATCGTGCGCATCAGTTCTTCCAACAAATGCCGTTGTTTCAAACGCTGACGGCGGCGCTCCAACGCCTTGCTGACCGCTGCCCGAATTTCGTCAGGGTGTGCAGGTTTGATAAGGTAATCTGCCGCACCATGCCGCAACGCGCCAATCGCCGACTCGACCGAACTGTGCGCCGTCAGTAAAACCACCTCCACATCCCACCCTGCTTGCCTGACGCGCGCCAACACCTCCAAGCCGCCCATGCCCGGCATTCTCAAATCGAGCAGCATGACGTCGTATTCCTGCTGGCTTAGTTGCTCCAATGCCGCCAGGCCATCGGCCACCGGCACCACGGTATAGCCTTCCAACCGCAGAATATCGGCCAGTGTCGCGCGCGTCGTGCGCTCATCATCTACCACCAATACACTACCCCGACTGTCCATCACGACCTCCCTCCGTCTCTGGCGACGCCTTTTCATCCCACACAGGCAACACAATGCGGAAAGCCGCGCCGCTTCCGCGCGTGGGCTCACTCAGTTCCAGTTGCCCCCCGTGGTCAGCGATGATATTGTAACTCACCGCCAGCCCTAACCCCGTGCCGCTTTCTTTGGTGCTGACCAGTGGCTCGAAAAGCCGGTCGCGGACTTCCGAAGCAATGCCCGGCCCGGTATCTTCCACTGCCAGCACCACTTTCTCACCCATAGCCCAGCCCAGCACAAACAACCGCCCTCCTTCCGGCATGGCTTCCATCGCGTTCAGCACCAGGTTCAACACCACCTGCTGCAACTGGTCTTCCACGCCATACACCGGCGGCAGCGTGGCCGGCACATCGAGCGTGACCTCGATGTGATGCTTTTCCAACTGGGCAGCCAACAGGCCAACCACCCGCTTCGCCAGCCCAGCCAGCGAAACCGCCTGACGCTCCACCTTCCCCGGGCGGTAGAAATTCAGCATCCGGTGCACCAGCGCCGAAAGACGCTCGATTTCCTCGGTTGCCAAATGCAGATATTGCTGCCGCCGGTCCTCCTCAATTTCAGGGTGTGTTGCCAGGTAAAGGCTGTTGCGCACAGCCTGGATAGGGTTGTTGACCTCGTGCGCCAACGAACCGGTCAACCGCCCCACCGCGGCCATTTTTTCAGCCTGGGCCAGGGCCTGTTGAGAACGCCGCAGTTCTTCCAACGAGTGATGCAAATCTTCGTAGAGACGGGCGCTTTCCAGCGCCGTGGCCGCCAGCCGTGCCAGAATGCCCAACGCCGTGGCGTCCACCTCGTCGTGGAAAAAGGGCATTTGCTCCCGGGCAACCAGCAAGGCATAACGGCGTTCTTCGCGAGGCACCACAGCCAGCAATACACTGCTCCAGCCGTAGGCTTCCAGCAATGCCCGCTCCTCACCTTCGCTGCTCTGGATATCCAACCGCACAGGATGCCGATGCGGTGGCACGTTCTTCCACAAAGGGGCGTTGGCTGGCAACACTTTCCCAATAGAAGCCAACACACAGCCTTCATCGCTATCCCGTGTCCACAAATACAGGCCCACGGCAGAACTGGGCAGCACTTCCTGCACTTTTTCTACCACAAGGGCTTGCAACGGCTTGAGGCGCCGCTCGGAGATAAGCGCCTCGGCCACATCGAACAACGGCCGCAGGGCAGCCATGCGAGCCGTCTCTTCCTGCCGCTGGCGGTGGGCCACCGCGCGCCACACACTTTCTACAAGGGCCATCCGCTCAAAGGGCTTAAGCAACAAGCCATTGGCGCCTTGATTGAGCGCCATTACGGCATTTTCTATCGTATCGTAACGGCTCATGATGACCACGGCGAGATTAGGTTGCAATAATCGCGCCTGCTCCATCAAAGCAAAGCCGCTCATCGCAGGGGTGTCTGAGTCGGCAATGAGCACATCGGCCATCCTCTGCTCTAAGTAATCCAGAGCATCATAAGCCTGATCGAAAACAGCCACTTCGAAACCGGCGCGTTCCAACACCCGCTGGCACAAGCGCAATACACCTTCGTCAGGGTCCACCACAACAACCCGCCGTGGGGGGCGTCCTGCCATGCTGCCTCCTCGGAATCCTGCCGCGAATTACCGTGAACTCACTTTGACTTCGGGCAAAGCAGAAGCCAATTTTAACGCGGGCGAAAGGCCCTTCAACCTCGCTTTCGCCCTGCCCGGCTTCCTGCTCAACGGCGAAGCGGTCTTCCACCAGGTTGGGGAAACCGCCTTCACAGGCGCCTCGGCGCTAAATCGCGCCAGCGGCACCCTGGAACGCTCAGGCAGGCACTCAACCGTGCGCGACACGGCCTCCGCCTGCTGAACAAGCCTTCACTCCGGCGCAAAAGGCTGTTGGGCGCTTCTCCGAAACTGAGGTTGTCATCGCCTTACATTGCCGGTAAATATACCGCAAACACATTACCTAACGGTTCCCGCTCCGCGTCGCCCACTGTGAACGTGCTTCGGTCTTCCTGCACTACACCATAACTCATCGCCGTCCGGCGTCCCTGGCGGTCCTTGGGCGCCACATAAAAAGGCTCAAAAAGTTTCTCCATTTGCTCAGGCTTGATGGCCTCCCCCGTATCGGCAACTCGCACCACCACCCAGCGGCCGGTGTCATCCTCTTCGACCGAGGTTGTAATATACAACCGGCCACCGTGGGGCATGGTCTGAAGCAAAGTGTGGATCAGGTTGAGGAAGACATATTTCACTTCGCCCGGATCAACCACCACGAAAGGCAAATCGTCTTGCAAGGAAAGGTGCAGCGCCACGCCCCGTGAGGCCATATATTGGGAAACAAGCGACAACGTCTCTTTCAAAAGCGTGTTGGCATCAGCCACAATCTGGTATGGCTCGGGGTAACGCGCGAAGTCCAAAAGTTCCTGCACTGCATCGCGCGCCCGGCGGGCTTCCCGAAGAATGATCCGCAAATCTTCGCGGGCGGCGCTTTCAGGGGGGGCGTCTTCCAAAAGAAGTTCGGCAAAGCCTAACACGGTGGTCAGGGGAGCGTTGAGTTTGTGGGCAATGGAAATGGCCGTCTCGCCCATGGCTGCCAAACGCCCTGCTTTCATCAATTCCTCTTCCGCGCGCCGTTGCCTCGCCATCTGGTCAGAAAGTTCACGGTAAAGGCGTGCGTTCCGCAACGCCACCGCGATTTGCGGGGCCAGGGCTTCCAGCAGCCGCACCTCGTCAGGGGCAAACTGACGTGCCGGGTCATCATCGTACACCGTCAACACCCCCAACACTTCATCGGCAAACTTCAGCGGCACACTCGCTGCGGCACGGAAAACCCCGGTGTTTTGCCCTTCCTCGCGCCCTGACCACCTCGCGTAATCATCCACCACCAGCGTCTGACCGCGAACGGCCACCCACCCGCCAATGCCCCGCCCCAAAGGCATGCTGACATGGTCGCATTCCCCTTGCGGCGTCTCGGCTGCTGCAATGCGCAGTTCGCCCTTTTCCCGGTCCACCAAGCCAATTTCCACCCCGCGCACCCGCAGCAGATGTTTCACGCGCTTGACAATCCGCTGCAACAGGGTTTCCATTTCCAAATCGGAAATGATATCCAGCGCCGTCTGGCGCGTGGCTTCCAGGTGGCGAA is a window from the Chloroflexota bacterium genome containing:
- a CDS encoding AMP-dependent synthetase, with product MTTDLEKFLAARDFLLKVTSYEEARAGFQWPHLTKFNWALDYFDGMAKGNDQLALIWADENGNERKVTFDEMYRRSNQVANFLRDLGLTKGDRVIIMMETSVELYELMLGIMKAGGAIIPAATSLPPNDIADRIQRGDVKFAVVHAPFVEKFNKAGSALEGLKARIVVGDEFSQQCDEEAEAEKCWIRFAESQKYPEAYHVPFITYSTDELFLFFTSGTTSKPKLVIHTHTSYPVGHLTTMYWVGVQPGDVHFNISAPGWAKYAWSSFFAPWNAGATIFTFRYTKFDARKVLAAIEKYQVNTLCAPLSVLKLFLLEDLSQYKFALHDFVSAGEPLNPEVVRKIEAAFGVKVREGYGQTETTALVGTFKGMERREGSMGKVAPGYNVALLDEQLNPVPTGQDGQISVEVYPIYPLGLMKGYDDPERNAQIFKAGWYFTGDTAYQDEDGYFYFVGRTDDVFKSLDYRISPFEVESELMVAEPVMEAAVVPTVDDRDRIVPKAFIVLKPDYKPSREAALDIFRFIRDNMAPYKRPRVIEFLEAFPKTVSMKVMRRELRAYDREMRKKGERGEYEFWEKEFKEELGLGQRR
- a CDS encoding response regulator; the encoded protein is MAGRPPRRVVVVDPDEGVLRLCQRVLERAGFEVAVFDQAYDALDYLEQRMADVLIADSDTPAMSGFALMEQARLLQPNLAVVIMSRYDTIENAVMALNQGANGLLLKPFERMALVESVWRAVAHRQRQEETARMAALRPLFDVAEALISERRLKPLQALVVEKVQEVLPSSAVGLYLWTRDSDEGCVLASIGKVLPANAPLWKNVPPHRHPVRLDIQSSEGEERALLEAYGWSSVLLAVVPREERRYALLVAREQMPFFHDEVDATALGILARLAATALESARLYEDLHHSLEELRRSQQALAQAEKMAAVGRLTGSLAHEVNNPIQAVRNSLYLATHPEIEEDRRQQYLHLATEEIERLSALVHRMLNFYRPGKVERQAVSLAGLAKRVVGLLAAQLEKHHIEVTLDVPATLPPVYGVEDQLQQVVLNLVLNAMEAMPEGGRLFVLGWAMGEKVVLAVEDTGPGIASEVRDRLFEPLVSTKESGTGLGLAVSYNIIADHGGQLELSEPTRGSGAAFRIVLPVWDEKASPETEGGRDGQSG
- a CDS encoding response regulator transcription factor is translated as MKRRRQRRREVVMDSRGSVLVVDDERTTRATLADILRLEGYTVVPVADGLAALEQLSQQEYDVMLLDLRMPGMGGLEVLARVRQAGWDVEVVLLTAHSSVESAIGALRHGAADYLIKPAHPDEIRAAVSKALERRRQRLKQRHLLEELMRTMHGEEAGRVKSGEHQPADRISLAADAWVDFKRRQLHVGGEEVPLSPTEARLLKILLAREGEVIPHQELVRLVQGYEVEAAEASEMLRPLVSRLRSKLGHIPGGRGWLVNVRGVGYLLERSQ
- the murI gene encoding glutamate racemase — translated: MGRRRPGRSAGSPRPPLRPRRAVAPRVALPEIPSARGGLPRVGGSRPGGITVADTRPIGVFDSGVGGLSVLRALRAHLPNEHFIYIADQAHVPYGSRSLDEVRRFAEGITRFLLTREAKAVVVACNTASAAALHALREAFPETPFVGMEPAVKPAAETTQSGVVGVLATPATFQGALYASVVERFAHGTRLLEHTCDGLVQCIESGDLHGEAPRRILETALRPMLAEGMDTVVLGCTHYPFVIPLIQDIVGPSVRVIDPAPAIARQTRRVLEARHSRNALQAPGGVTYYTTGNPAEAAAVMARLSGKPVKVGALTWEGPTLQERPTP
- a CDS encoding gamma-glutamyl-gamma-aminobutyrate hydrolase family protein, which produces MPHLPPRIGLTATFCTHPTYDMRMAALGQRYISAVRAAGGLPVLIPSDTPPEDVPALLDTFDGLLLTGGGDIAPERYGGSPHPAVYGLRPSRDALEIALVREAITRGKPFFGICRGVQVLNVALGGTLYEDLPSQYPHALRHRSDAKTEREMLAHGVRLAAGSRLARLFGTERLEVNSLHHQGVRDVAAGLQATAWADDGLVEVLEVPGHPFGLAVQWHPEWLYQKYPQHAVVFRALVEAAQEA